One bacterium genomic window carries:
- a CDS encoding phosphotransferase has product MESRIRERFNQDILAEAMKRYAVAQGKIGELGGFESFIYSFERDPGHYILRISHSLRRSEELIRGEAGWINYLAANGVPVAGAVMSENGKLVEPIADGRGGHFLATAFVKIDGRPARGADWTPKLYRTYGKLLGRMHALAKDYVPKDPLAKRPQWEDPSNNELSKYLPRTEPLVLQRYNQAMARAGALPRDRDSFGLIHYDAHGGNMLIDRNEELVLFDFDDSLYSWFICDIAIVLFYLAEGRPDPAALVKGLLPHFLEGYAQENRLDPKWLKEIPLFLKIREIDLYGAIHRSFDVNNIDNPWVAGFMQGRKERIEQDVPYLDLDFSAWSELLKG; this is encoded by the coding sequence ATGGAAAGCCGGATCAGGGAAAGATTCAATCAGGACATTTTGGCCGAGGCCATGAAGCGCTACGCCGTGGCCCAGGGAAAGATCGGGGAACTGGGCGGGTTCGAGAGCTTCATCTATTCGTTTGAACGGGATCCCGGGCATTACATCCTGCGGATCAGCCACAGCCTGCGCCGCAGCGAAGAGCTGATCCGGGGCGAGGCCGGCTGGATCAACTACCTGGCGGCCAACGGGGTGCCGGTGGCCGGGGCGGTGATGTCGGAGAATGGAAAGCTGGTGGAGCCGATAGCGGACGGCCGGGGCGGGCATTTCCTGGCCACGGCCTTTGTGAAGATAGACGGCCGTCCCGCCCGCGGGGCCGACTGGACCCCAAAACTTTACCGGACCTACGGAAAACTGCTGGGCCGGATGCACGCCCTGGCCAAGGACTATGTCCCCAAGGACCCCCTGGCCAAAAGGCCGCAGTGGGAAGACCCCTCCAACAATGAGCTGAGCAAATACCTGCCACGGACGGAGCCCCTGGTGCTGCAGAGATACAACCAGGCGATGGCCCGGGCCGGGGCCCTGCCCCGGGACCGCGACTCCTTTGGGCTGATCCATTACGACGCCCACGGCGGGAACATGCTGATAGACCGGAATGAAGAGCTGGTGCTGTTCGACTTTGACGACAGCCTGTATTCCTGGTTCATCTGCGACATAGCCATAGTGCTGTTCTACCTGGCCGAGGGCCGGCCGGACCCGGCCGCCTTGGTAAAAGGGCTCCTGCCTCATTTTTTGGAGGGCTATGCCCAGGAGAACCGGCTGGACCCCAAATGGCTTAAAGAGATCCCGCTTTTCCTGAAGATCCGGGAAATAGACCTCTACGGCGCCATCCACCGCAGTTTCGACGTCAACAATATCGACAACCCCTGGGTGGCCGGGTTCATGCAGGGCCGCAAGGAACGGATCGAGCAGGATGTGCCGTACCTGGACCTTGACTTCAGCGCCTGGTCAGAGCTGCTGAAGGGATAA